Below is a window of Tolypothrix bouteillei VB521301 DNA.
ATTAAGGGACCTCTGACGACTCCTATTGGTGGCGGCATTCGTTCCCTGAATGTGGCATTGCGTCAAATTTTTGACCTCTATGCCTGTGTACGCCCTTGCCGATACTATCCTGGGACTCCTTCTCCTCATAAAACTCCAGAAAAACTGGATGTCATTATTTACCGGGAAAATACAGAGGATATATATTTGGGAATTGAGTGGCGTCAAGGAAGCGAAATTGGCGATCGCTTAATCTCTATCCTGAACAAAGAACTGATCCCTGCAACTCCAGAACACGGTAAAAAGCAAATTCCTTTGGATGCTGGAATAGGTATTAAACCGATTAGCAAAACTGGTTCCCAACGCTTGGTAAGGCGTGCTATCAAACACGCTTTGCTACTTCCCAAAAACAAGCAAATGGTGACTCTGGTGCATAAAGGCAACATCATGAAGTACACCGAAGGTGCTTTCAGGGATTGGGGCTACGAATTGGCAGTCAGCGAATTTCGCTCTGAGTGCGTCACCGAACGGGAATCTTGGATTTTGAGTAACAAAGAGAGCAATCCCAATCTTTCTTTGGAAGACAATGCTCGCAAGATTGAACCTGGGTTTGATGCTTTGACTTCGGACAAGCAAGCCCAAATTGTTGAAGAAGTGAAAACAGTTCTGGATTCAATTTGGGAAAGCCACGGAAATGGCAAGTGGAAAGATAAGGTTATGGTCAATGACCGCATTGCTGATAGTATTTTCCAACAAATCCAAACCCGACCTGATGAGTACTCCATTTTAGCGACTATGAACCTAAATGGAGATTACTTGTCTGATGCAGCTGCAGCCATTGTCGGCGGGCTGGGTATGGGACCGGGAGCAAATATTGGCGATGAATGTGCTGTTTTTGAAGCTACCCACGGAACCGCACCCAAGCACGCTGGGTTGGATAGGGTGAACCCCGGTTCGGTGATTTTGTCCGGTGTGATGATGCTGGAGTATTTGGGTTGGCAAGAAGCAGCAGATTTGATTAAGAAAGGTTTGGGGGATGCGATCGCAAATCGTCAAGTCACGTATGATTTGGCACGTTTGTTAGAACCACCTGTAGAACCTTTAAAGTGTTCTGAATTTGCTGATGCAATTATTAAACATTTTGGTTAGTAGTTGGGTTGGCAATGCCCACTATTAAATTAATCGCAATACCGATCTAGATCCCTCACCTCGTTCCCAGGCTCCGCCTGGGAATGCCTTTATAGAGGCTCCGCCTCTTGCGATCGATTTGTCACGTGAGGGAGCGTTAAATAAGAGGTGCTACCCCAATTGACTAGCTATAGGCTTTAAAAAGTCGAGAATTTTGCAGTTTCCGATCTCATCGCAATCCTAATTGTAAAAATTACTTTTTTTAATAAACCGCAGAAGCGCACCTGAACGTAGAGAAAAGAAAGAGAAGATTATACAAATCATTTGGGATTGTTATAGTACGGAAAATAACACACAAAAGTTACGGTTTTATACACTATTTGAAGTGGAATAGTGCATATATTAAAAGAGTCAGCTTTAGAGATAAAACTCTGTCCTGACTGTTAAACTTTGAATGAGAGCATCAAGAAGCTAATGACTAAAATCGTAGATGCCAACTGGGAAAGAGTGAATCCCACTTCTGTCATTACTGGTAATGGAAACAACGAAAATTTAGAACAAGCCATTCTAGAAGCTATTGAGCAAGCCCGTACAGCTTGTGAATTGAAAGGAAATAGTTCAACTGAATGTGCTGTAGCTTGGGATATTGTTGAAGAGTTGCAAGCAGAGAAATCTCATAGGTTAGCAGCACATCGCAAAACTGCTTTAGAGGAATATTGCGATCGCAACCCAAATGCGATTGAATGTTTAATTTATGATGTCTAAATTTATAGGTTGCTGTATTCACAGTCACTCCCATTAAAAGTTCCGCCTGAATTACTAAATATTCAGGCGGTTTTTATTGTATAAAGATTCTTAGATGATTTATAGTATTAATTCGTAGTAGTACTTCATCGCATATCTATAGCGAAGACAGCACAACGACTAACAATAAATCTCATCCCAAGCTTCCAGCACTGTGTTGATACAATTGAATCATTTCTTTTTCTGTCAATTTATAGACATTATTTAGTTGCCAACCAACAGACTCTAGAGCGCCGGTACAGTAATCACAATTTCGGGTTAGAATGACCAAAGGGGCTGACACAAAAGTTGTACAGTGTCTAATTATGTAAAATTATGTAAAGTATTTCTCATTTAAGGGGAGTAGGTTGAAACTCATGCAACCACCCTTGTGCTACTTACCAGTGGAGTTATCAAACGCGGAGCGGGCGATCGTTAATCATATCAAACGTGCCAAACTGTTCCTAGTCATGCAGCAAGTGCATCACAAATTCTTTGGTTGAATTTCACGTTAGAGTTAGTCAACAACTTTGATGATAGTCCGTGCAGATCAACAGCCAAAACCACCTGAATTCAGAGCAGATAAAATAGTTAAAACGCTTTTTTTGCTTAAGTTTTGGGGAAACGTGTTCGGCTTGGCGCTTGGATAGTTCACACGCTGTGTCCTTGGGCAGTGGCTTGGTCTACTAAACGCGCCCAAACATGAAGATTATGAACGACAGCAGTGCGTCGTAGATCAAACAAGTTTTTGCGTAATCCAATATAACGAGCACGGTTCCGTTGCCAATGTCCCAGATGTGCTAAAGAATGCTCCACCGCCACGCGCTCACGCAGTCTTGCTCGCCCTACTTTACTTAATTGACGCTGCCGAAATTCCTGTAATAACTGCTCTTCCGGATGGATGGAAACACTTCGTCCACGTGGATTTGTCGTACAGCCTGCTTGTCTTGGACAACTTGCACAAGCGGTTTTGGGAAATTGTACCTTGGCTCCTACCTGAAACGGTAAAGTGATTTGATTTGGACAAGTGATCTTTTGCTCCTCCCAATCCAAGACAAATGATGTTTTGGGAAAGCGTCCATCGCGATTCCGGACTGGCCAAGCTTTGCAGTAAACATTTAACTCTTCGCTTCGGTGACGTACTAATTTGCTACTGAGATAAGCACGGTCAATCTGCAACTCCACTAATGTCACGTCTTGAGCTTTAAGGTCATTACTAATGGCATCACTTACCCAAGCTTCTGGAACATTAGCTGGAGTCAAACCCACAGCCCGCACTATTCCAATATCTAAATCGGTAAGGACATGACGTTTATAACCATCAAAACGTTGATGGCGACTTTTACGCCCGTGACGCATTGTCGGGTCTTCGACACTGATTCGTCTATTCTTGGCTACCCCACGCCGCAGTTGTGGTGTCCCATTTGCGGTGAGTTCCACATCCTGAGATTCAACCTGTCGTGCCACTTTCAGATTCTGTTCGATACTATCGGCAACACCTAGTTGATGATTTTGCTCCAGCCAATTTTCCACTTCTTGGAGGGCAACAAGCAACTTGGACAAAGCACTAGAGCGTTCTTCTGGATTGTCCCAATCTATATCCAGTGCAGCTTTCACACTTGCACCACTGATAAATTCTGCTCCCAATTCAGCCGCTATCACCGTCAGCTCCCGCCCCTGCTGACGGGCTATCACGCTGATTGCCTTTTTCAGAGCGTGACCCAACAGATTATAAGTATCCTCTACTTTTGCTGCTCCCCATAATGGCGATGAATCGAGTGCTGCTCGTAAATTTTTGGCTCCAAAACCACTTGTCTGTTTTGCTAATTCCACCGTGCGTTCAATCAGCCGTCGGTCTAATCGCCGCTTTATTAGTTGAGCGCGAAACCGCACCAGCGTTGGTTTACTAAATGGTGGTTCTTCACAGTCCAGACAATTCAGTACTAACTGCCAGCGCCTATCCATCAACATCGACTCAATGGCCTCGTCATCACTCGCTCCGGTGTATGCTTGCAGAATGGTTGCCAATGCTAGGGGTGCTGGCGGTATCGGTGGTTGACCTCTGGGGCTATCATCATAGATTTTTGCCAACTCTGTTTGGAATTCATCATCAAATAATTGATGACGTACTTGCCGTAAGAAAATGAACAGCTTAGCACGTTTGATACGATTAACGATCGCCTGCTCCGCCTTTGATAACTCCACTGGCGGGTGCCATAAGGGTGGTTGCATGAGTTTAAACCTGTTCCCCTGAAATGAGAAATACTTTACACAACTTTACTTAATTGGACACTGCACAACTCTTGTATCAGCCCCTTTAGTCATCCTAACCCGAAATTGTGATTACTGTACCGGCGCTCTAGTAAGGCAATTACATCGTCAGGGCTAGCGTTACATCGGGCAGGTTGGGAAAACCAATCTTGTTGATCTGAGCGCAAAAATGCTCTTGAGTACATCTGGTGTCATCGGCACTAAATCTTCTCCCACTCTCATTAGGTAGGCTCCATCAAATGCCAATGGTTGTCCGACAGGACGGGTTGGCACTTCAAAAACCAACACTCGTCCATCAGGATGCTCCAATTCTGTAACATCTACCCGAAATCTGATATTTGAATTTCTTTTTCATATTGTGCGATAAGCCGGGTACGGCTTGCGCTTCGCGATCGCTTCTTCAATAATTTCATTACTAACATCGGAAACATCGGATTTGGAATAAATAGTAGCAAAGATGATTGCTTGAGTAGTTTTCATATAATAAATGACTCGATAGCCTCCACTTTTTCCTTTTTGAATGTTGCTATTTTTGAGACGAACTTTGAAAACCTGATATTTCACTCCAGCAATTCTGTCTCCAGGAATTTCACCTGCTTGCAGTTGCTCAATTCACGGTTGGAGATTGCTACGAATTGAACGATAACGTTTAGCCAGTTCTCGAAGAGCCCTTTTAAACCGAGGAGTCAGATTTATGGGCAAGGTTTAAGATTCCGACGTTGTGGGTTGACGGGTGGTGTCAGAGATGTTTTATGAGATTTGGGGAGATGGTGCAGTGGCAAAAATCTGTATAAATATAATTGTAAAAATTTAGTAATACTAGTAATTTCTTAAAACTAAGAGTGATATTAACTTTCATACTCCAAGTATTGTTTAGCCCATTCTTTAGCCTTTGCTTGATACTGCTGATTTACCTCATTAATGTATCTTGCGGCAATTTTACGCATATTGTTCTTATCCGGAGCGGATTTAACGAATTCTTTAAAAGAACCATTCCCTTTCAAAAATAATTCAATTGCAGATCTTAATTGAACATCATCTAATGTACACAGCTCATAGTGTAAGTAAGCAACTGTTGGTATTGGAAAATTAGTATCTTCAACTTGATTTACCATTACCCCTACATTACTAAAACAAAACTCTTTAAATCCTATCAAGTTTACAGTATCAAGATGCCCTTTCAGCAGTAGCATTCCCAATGCGATTTTCTCTAAATCTTCAGGACATGATGCTAACCATAAGGAGGGGAATCCCTTCCCCTCCTTGATATCTCTTAAATATCTACTAGCATGTTCTGGAGATGGAATTGCCTGCTGTTGTGTTCCTGCTTTCCACATGGCAAGGCTTTTCACACCCCTGTAATACAATATTTCACTCACACCTTATAATGACTCCAAGTATTCACGTACAAATATACTCTCTTCATTTTTAAGCAAATTTTTGGCTTCTGCAAGTATTTCTTCTGCTATTGGCACTTCACCCAAAGCAAAACTTATCGCCTCTAATGCTGAATATCTGACTTCGGCTTCTGGATGTTTTAATAAAATCTTAATCATTGAAGCCGCATCTTGCGAATATAACTTACTTTCTAAAAGAGCGGCAAGAAGCCGTGCGATCGCTTGTAGACGAAACAAATCTAGCCTTGCTATCACTTGATGCAGTATTTTAATGTCTTCTTTTGACAAAGCTGCATGACCTTCAATTAGTGCATCTCGAATTTCTTCAACTCTGTCTTCAAAGTCACAAGTATCTGTACTGGAAAACAGATACATAAACGTACTGTATTTCCACATTATTGACTCTAATCTATGTAGAGTAGCAGTTCTTGCTGTCTTTA
It encodes the following:
- a CDS encoding NADP-dependent isocitrate dehydrogenase, whose amino-acid sequence is MYDKITAPTTGAKITFKNGEPVVPDNPIIPFIRGDGTGIDIWPAAQKVLDAAVETAYKGKRKISWFKVFAGDEACEVYGTYQYLPQDTLTAIKEYGVAIKGPLTTPIGGGIRSLNVALRQIFDLYACVRPCRYYPGTPSPHKTPEKLDVIIYRENTEDIYLGIEWRQGSEIGDRLISILNKELIPATPEHGKKQIPLDAGIGIKPISKTGSQRLVRRAIKHALLLPKNKQMVTLVHKGNIMKYTEGAFRDWGYELAVSEFRSECVTERESWILSNKESNPNLSLEDNARKIEPGFDALTSDKQAQIVEEVKTVLDSIWESHGNGKWKDKVMVNDRIADSIFQQIQTRPDEYSILATMNLNGDYLSDAAAAIVGGLGMGPGANIGDECAVFEATHGTAPKHAGLDRVNPGSVILSGVMMLEYLGWQEAADLIKKGLGDAIANRQVTYDLARLLEPPVEPLKCSEFADAIIKHFG
- a CDS encoding Calvin cycle protein CP12, with translation MTKIVDANWERVNPTSVITGNGNNENLEQAILEAIEQARTACELKGNSSTECAVAWDIVEELQAEKSHRLAAHRKTALEEYCDRNPNAIECLIYDV
- a CDS encoding IS1182 family transposase, whose protein sequence is MQPPLWHPPVELSKAEQAIVNRIKRAKLFIFLRQVRHQLFDDEFQTELAKIYDDSPRGQPPIPPAPLALATILQAYTGASDDEAIESMLMDRRWQLVLNCLDCEEPPFSKPTLVRFRAQLIKRRLDRRLIERTVELAKQTSGFGAKNLRAALDSSPLWGAAKVEDTYNLLGHALKKAISVIARQQGRELTVIAAELGAEFISGASVKAALDIDWDNPEERSSALSKLLVALQEVENWLEQNHQLGVADSIEQNLKVARQVESQDVELTANGTPQLRRGVAKNRRISVEDPTMRHGRKSRHQRFDGYKRHVLTDLDIGIVRAVGLTPANVPEAWVSDAISNDLKAQDVTLVELQIDRAYLSSKLVRHRSEELNVYCKAWPVRNRDGRFPKTSFVLDWEEQKITCPNQITLPFQVGAKVQFPKTACASCPRQAGCTTNPRGRSVSIHPEEQLLQEFRQRQLSKVGRARLRERVAVEHSLAHLGHWQRNRARYIGLRKNLFDLRRTAVVHNLHVWARLVDQATAQGHSV